GCATGGGGTGACGTCGCCGTCCTCACTCCCTGGACGCTCTTCCAGGGCTACGGCGACCTGGAACTCCTGCGCCGCCACTACCCCATGGCCAAAGCGTGGGTCGAGCTGGTCGAACGCCTCGCCGGTCCTACCCGCCTGTGGGACACCGGGGTCCAGTTGGGGGACTGGCTCGACCCGGCCGCCCCACCCGACGACCCGGCCGCGGGCCGCACCGACCGCTACCTCGTCGCCACCGCCTACTTCGCCCACTCTGCACGACATCTCGCCCTGACCGCAGCGGAGTTGGGGTTCGAGGCGGACGCCGAACGGTACGCGGCTCTCGCCGCCGAGGCAGCCGACGCCTTCCGGCGACGGTACGTTCTGCCCTCCGCCCGCCTCACCAGCGACAGCGCCACCGCGTACGCGATCGCCCTCGCCTTCGACCTGCTCACGCCGGAACAGCGCGGACCGGCCGCCGACCGCCTCGCCGAGATCGTGCTCGCCGACGGCGCGCGCATCTCCACCGGCTTCGTCGGCACCCCGCTCATCTGCGACGCCCTCACCGACAACGGTCACCTCGACGTCGCCTACCAGCTGTTGCTGCAGACCGAGTGCCCCTCCTGGCTCTACACCGTGGCCATGGGCGCGACCACGATCTGGGAGCGCTGGGACAGTCTGCGGCCCGACGGCACCCTCAACCCGGGCGGCATGACCAGCTTCAACCACTACGCGCTCGGAGCCGTTGCCGACTGGCTGCACCGGGTGGTCGGCGGTATCAGCGCCACCGCCCCGGGCTACCGCCGGCTTTCCCTCCGCCCCCGTCCGGGCGGCGGCATCAGCTGGGCCCGTGTCCGCCACGACACTCCCTACGGGACGGCCGCACTGTCCTGGGAGCTCACCGCCACCGGCATGACGGCCGACATCACTGTGCCGGAAGGCTGTACGGCCACAGTGGAACTCCCCGGCTGCGCACCCCTCGCCCTCGGGCCGGGCGACCATGTTCTGGACACCGCGGAACTCGGAGCGGCGGCCTGACCGTACCCCATACGCCAAGAGGGACAGCCCGGCGCATCACGCTATGCGTCGGGCTGCTATTTGTCTTGTGAATTCAGATCATCCAGGGCGTCGATGGCAGAGAATTACGTCGATCCGTTCAATTGAAATTTCAGGGCGCCATTAAAATTCCAAAGAAGGAAACCTGCTGGTGAGGGCCTATTTTAAAGAAAAGGCCCCGGAGGGTTGACCTTGCCTCGGAAGAGGCCGTAGTTTCCAGCCTGCTGGGAAGAACTTCGTGGCTGAATACGGCCGTGGCGCCGAGAGCTCACCGTGAGATGCGGCGAACACTCGGCCGCCGAGAAATGAAATAGGGAATGAGTTCCCTCGGGGCTCCGCGACCACGCGGCTGCTCCCAGAACCCCATCGAGCCGGGGCCGGCCGTGACCTGACCCCTCGGCCGGCCTCACCTCCCCCCAACCCGCGGCGGCGCGTCGTACTGCCGCCATCTCAGTCCGGAGAGCCGTTGTGAACCGACGAACGTTCCTGTCCGCCGCAGCCTTCACGGCCCTGGCCGCGAGCATGGCCCCCGCGGTCACCGACCGAGCGGTCGCCGCGCCGCGGTCCGTGGCGCAGGACCGGGCCGCCGAACTACTCGCCCGCATGACGGCCGGCGAGAAAGAGGCCCTCGTACGCTGCGACTTCGCTGCCGTGGCCCACCTCGGCATCCCTGCCCTCACCATGGTCGACGCCTCTGCGGGGCTGCGCGGCGAGACGGGCGTCACCGCCTTCCCCGTCCCCGTGGCCCAGGCGGCCACCTTCGACGAGACGCTCGCCGGCCGGATCGGCGAGGCCATCGGCACCGAGGGCCGGGCCAAGGGGTACAACAACGCCCTCGGCCCCACCATCGACCTGACCCGGACCTGGCACTTCGGCCGTCAGGCCGAGGCCATGGGCGAGGATCCGGTGCTCGCCGGACGCCTGGGCGCTGCCCTCACCGTGGCCATCCAGTCCCGGTACATGGCGGTCACCCTCAAGCACTTCGCCGCCTACACCCAGGAAGTCAACCGCTTCTTCCTCGACACCAAGGTGTCCGACCGCGCGCTCCACGAGTACTACCAGGCGCCCTTCCGCCGCGTGATCGCCGCCGCCCCGGCCACCTCGGTGATGATGGCGTACCCGAAGATCAACGGCACGTTCGCGACGCGGCACACCGGCCTGTTCGACGACCTGAAGAAGGGCATGGGCCTCCAGGGCTACACCGTGCCCGACTTCTGGGCCGGGGACGACCAGGTGGCCGCCGCCCGGGTCGGCATGGACCTCGCCGGGCTCGGCCCCGGCGGTGTCCAGATCCCGGCGGGTTCCCTCACCGGCGGTGCGATACCGGCCGCCCGGCTCGACGACGCGGCCCGCCGCATCCTCGTCACCATGTTCGCGAACGGCCTCTTCGACCACCCCGTCCCCGCCCCCGCGGGCGACGTCAGCACCCAGGCGCACAAGGACCTCGCGCACGAGGCGGCCGTCGCCTCGACGGTGCTCCTCGCCAACCGCTCCGCGGCCCTGCCGCTCACCGGCGCCGTGAAGTCGCTCGCCGTCATCGGCCCAGCCGGGTCCGACACCTTCACCGGCGTGTCCGGCTCCACCTACGTCGACCCCGGGACCTGGACCACCCCCCTCGACGCGATCCGGGCCCGCGCCGGAAGCTCCGTCGAGGTCACACACGCCCAGGGAACCAAAGGTGACCTCCCTCTCACCACGGTCCCCTCCACCGTCCTGCGCACCCCCACCGGGGCGGTCGGCCTGACGGCGAGCTACTTCGCCAGTGCCGACGGCACCGGCACACCTGTCACGACCCGCACCGACACCACCGTCGACTTCACCGCCGCCCCGGTCGAGGGCCTGCCGCAGGTGTGGTCGGCCAAGTGGACCGGCACGCTGGCCCCGACCACCACCGGCCTGCACCGCTTCTCCCTGCTGCCGTCGGGGACAACCACGCTGAAGATCGACGGCAGGACGGTTGTCTCCGGCACCCGCCAGATGGCCCGCTTCTTCCTCGGCCCCTACGACTACCCGCTCCAGGGAACCGCCGAACTGACCGCCGGACGCGCCGTCAGCGTGGAGATCACCTACCACAACGCCACGGCGGAACCCGGCACGAGCGGCCTGACCTTCGGCTGGCAGACCGATTCCCTCATCCCCGCCGCCGTGACAGCGGCTCGCGTGGCCGACGCGGCCGTCGTCTTCGTCAACCGGGTCGCCGGCGAGGGCATGGACCACGACGGATACGCGCTGCCCGGCGACCAGGATCAGCTCATCACCGCCGTCGCCGCCGCCAACCCCCGCACGATCGTCGTCCTCAACACCGACGGTCCCGTCGCCTCCCCCTGGCTGAACGACGTGGAGGCCGTCGTGCAGGCGTGGTACGCGGGCCGCGGTGCCGGCACTGCCATCGCGGCCGTCCTCTTCGGCGACAGTGACCCGGCCGGCCGCCTTCCGGTGACCTTTCCGGCCGACGCCACTCAGGGCCCCGGTAACACCCCCGCCACGTACCCGGGCACGAACGGCATCGTCTCCTACGACGAGGGCACTGCCGTCGGCTACCGCTTCTTTGACGCCAGGAGGCAGGAACCCCGCTTCCCCTTCGGCCACGGTCTGTCCTACACGACCTTCGCGCACGGTTCTCTGGAAGCCACCTACGACAAGGCCGCCCAACAGGTCATCGTCGGGGTCACCGTGACCAACACCGGACGGCGAGAGGGCACCGAGGTCCTCCAGGTGTACGCCGCCCTTCCCGCCTCGGCGGAGGCGGAGCCTCGCCGACTGGTCGCGTTCCAGAAGGTCACCCTTCCAGCGGCCGGCTCCAAGCGACTGAGCCTGACGATCCCGGTCCAGGACCTCAGCGTCTGGTCGTCGGGCGCAATGACGCTCACCCCGGGTGTCTACACCCTCGCGACGGCGCGTTCCTCCCGCGTCGTCACCGCACAGCGTGCCCTCACGCTCGGCTGACCACCGTCGGCCCCTGGGTCGCGGGCGGCTCGTGTGACCGCTGCGCGGTCGAGTGAACGTCACACGGCCGCCGCCGGCCGACCCAGCCCTGACACCCCACACCTGGCTCCAGCCAACCTCATTCCTCCTTCCCGCCCGGAGTCCGTCCGTGACACCCACCTCACCCCTGCTCGGCCTCGCCATCAGCCTGGCGCTCGCAGCCATCACGACGACCGGATGCGGCCCGTTCGGGACCGAACAGGACGGGCCGGTCGAGTTGTCAGTCAGGGCAAACGGCACCGACAGGTCCGCGATGGACGCCGTTGTCGCCGAGTTCCACCGCTCCAACCCCGACACACACGTCACGGTCGACTACTCCGACACCGGCGACCTCCAGCAGGGACTCCCGGGCGAGCTCCGCGCGGGTGACGGCCCAGCAGATTCAGGTGTTCCAAGTGAACCGGCCTGACCGTACGGCCCGCCGGCTGTTCGGCGAGCCGGACCCGCTCGATGCCCAGGCCGCAGCGCGGGCCGTGCTCAGCGGTCGTGCCCGGCCCGGGCCAAGTCCGGCGACGGTCCGGTGCACAGTGCCCGGATCCTCAAGCTCGCCAAGGACTCCGCGGTCAGGGCCCGCACCCAGGCGATCAAGCAGCTCAAGGCCGTCCTGGTCATCGCCGACCCGCCCTGCGGGAACGGCTGTCGGGCCTCGGCAACGCCGAGCTGTTCCGCACCTGCGCGCGCCTCGGCCCTCCCGACGGTGGGGGAGACGAGGACGCGGTGACCCAGGCCACCCACATGACGCTGCGCATGCTCGCCGAGCACATCGAACAGCTCACCGCGCAGATCGACGAGCTGAACCAGCGCCTGGCCCGGCTCGTCGAACTCCACGCCTCCGCAGCTGCTCGAACCGGTGGGCATCGGCCCGGACAGCGCCGTCACTCTCCTGATCACCATGGGAGACAACCCCGAGCGACTGAACGGCGAGGCGTCCTTTGCTGCCCTTTGCGGAGTCAGCCCCCATCGGGTACTCCTCCGGCCGACGGCGCACGTGCCGGCTCAACCACGGCGGCGACCGCCGGGCCGACGCCACCCTGCACCGCATCGTCTTCACCCGCCTGCGCCACGACCCGCTTACCCAGGCGTCCTACGAACGCCGCACCCAGGAGGGCAAGACCCGGCGCGAGATCATCCGATGCCTCAAGCGATACGCAGCCCGCGAGGTCTTGAATGGTCAGACCGGTTTCCCGCACCCCCGCGTTATAGGGGCGGCTGCGAGACGTGAGAGGGTCGGAGCCGTGAGTGAGACACCGCCGAACACCCTGCAATACCGCTTTGACGGGCCAGTGGACGCTCCGGTCCTGATCCTGGGTCCCTCACTGGGTACCACATGGCACATGTGGGATCGCCAGGTGCCCGAGCTGTCGCAGCACTGGCGGGTCTTCCGGTTCGATCTGCCGGGGCACGGGGGCGCCCCCGCCCGCCCGGCGGGGTCCGTCACCGAGCTGACCCAGCGGCTGCTCGCCACCCTCGACGGACTCGGCGTGCAGCGGTTCGGCTACGCGGGCTGCGCGTTCGGCGGTGCGGTCGGCATGGAGCTGGCCCTGCGCCATCCCGAGCGCCTCGCCTCCCTCGCGCTGATCGCCGCCTCGCCCCGTTTCGGCACCGCCGACGAGTTCCGCCAGCGCGGCGTGATCGTCCGCACCAACGGGCTCGACCCCATCGCCCGCAGCTCACCGGAGCGCTGGTTCACCGGCGGGTACGCCGCCGCCCAGCCCGCGATCACCGAGTGGGCCGTGCAGATGGTGCGGACCACCGACCCCGGCTGCTACATCGCCGCGTGCGAGGCGCTCGCCGCCTTCGACGTCCGTGGCGAGCTGGGCCGGGTCGGCGTCCCCACCCTGGTCCTCGTCGGATCCGACGACCAGGTCACCGGCCCCGCCGAGGCCCGCACCCTGGTCGCCGGCATCCCCGACGCCCGCCTCGCCGTCGTGCCCGGCGCCTCCCACCTGGTCCCGGTCGAGCAGCCCGCGGCCGTCACCGACCTGCTGGTGCGGCATTTCACCACCGCCTGGCAGACCCCGCACGACACCGCCTCCACCGGCCAGATCCCCGTCCCGGCCCCCGTCGCCCCGGTGGCCTCCCCGGCCCCCGCGCAGCCGGCCCTGGCACCGCCGGCGCAGGCCGCGCCCATCGCCGAGATCGCCCCGGCCGCCGTACCGCGGCAGGGGCAGGGGCGGCCCGACCCGTACGACGCGGGACTCAAGGTCCGCCGCGAAGTGCTCGGCGACGCGCACGTCGACCAGGCCCTCGCGCAGGCCGACGAGTTCTCGGGGGACTTCCAGGAACTCCTCACCCGCTACGCGTGGGGCGAGATCTGGGACCGGCCGGGCCTGGACCGGCGCTCCCGCAGCTGCGTCACGCTCACCGCCCTCGTCGCCGGCGGGCACACGGACGAGCTCGCCCCCCACCTCAGAGCCGCCCTGCGCAACGGCCTCACCCCGGCCGAGATCAAGGAAGTGCTGCTCCAGGCGGCCGTCTACTGCGGCGTACCGGCCGCGAGCAGCGCCTTCCGGGTCGCGCAGCAGGTCGTCCGTGAGGAGACGACACCCCCGGAGTGAGGGCGCAGGATGGAGTCATGAAGCTCACCAAGAAGTCGCACGCCTGCGTCCGCCTCGAAAAGGACGGGCGGACGATCGTCCTCGACCCCGGCGGATTCAGCGAGGAGGACGCCGTCCTCGGCGCGGACGCCGTTCTCGTCACCCACGAGCACCCCGACCACTTCGACGAGCGGCGGCTGCGGGCCGCGATGGAGGACAACCCGGCCGCCGAGATCTGGACGCTGAAGTCCGTCGCGGAGAAGATCTCGGCGGCGTTCCCGGGCCGCGTGCACACCGTCGGCCACGGCGACACGTTCACCGCCGCCGGATTCGACGTCCAGGTCCACGGCGAGCTGCACGCCGTGATCCACCCGGACATCCCGCGCATCACCAACGTCGGCTTCCTCCTGGACGGCGGCAGGGTCTTCCACCCCGGCGACGCGCTCACCGTCCCCGACCAGGCGGTCGAGACGCTGATGCTCCCCGTCATGGCCCCCTGGAACAAGATCGCCGAGGTCATCGAGTACGTCCGTGAGGTGAAGCCGCAGCGCGCCTACGACATCCACGACGCGCTCCTCACCGACCTCGCCCGCCCGATCTACGACCGGCAGATCGGCGAGCTGGGCGGCGCCGAGCACCTGCGGCTGGCCCCGGGCGACTCCGCGCGGCTCTGAGGCGCCCACGGCCCGGGGCCGGGTTGTCAGTGCCGCCCGGTAGGTTGTGGGACATGCGCATCGCGACCTGGAACGTGAACTCGATCACCGCCCGCCTGCCGAGGCTCCTCGCCTGGCTGGAGAGCAGCGGCACCGACGTGCTGTGCCTCCAGGAGGCCAAGGTCGCCGAGGCGCAGTTCCCCTTCGACGAGCTGCGCGAGGCGGGCTACGAGGCCGCCGTACACGCCACCGGCCGGTGGAACGGGGTGGCGGTGCTCTCCCGGGTCGGCCTCACCGACGTGGTCAAGGGCCTGCCCGGCGACCCGGGCTACGAGGGCGTCCAGGAGCCCCGCGCGATCTCCGCCACCTGCGGCCCGGTCCGCGTCTGGTCGGTCTACGTGCCCAACGGCCGCGAGGTCGACCACCCGCACTACGCCTACAAGCTCCAGTGGTTCGAGGCGCTGCGCGCCGCCGTCGAGGGCGACGCCGCCGGCGACCGGCCGTTCGCGGTGATGGGCGACTACAACGTCGCGCCGTCCGACGACGACGTCTACGACCGCGCCGCCTTCGAGGGCTCCACCCACGTCACCCCCGCCGAGCGCGCCGCCCTCGCCTCCCTGCGCGGGGCCGGACTGTCCGACGTGGTCCCGCGCCCGCTGAAGTACGACGTCCCGTTCACGTACTGGGACTACCGCCAGCTCTGCTTCCCCAAGAACCGCGGCATGCGCATCGACCTGGTCTACGGGAACGAGCCCTTCGCCAAGGCCGTCACCGACTCCTACGTCGACCGCGAGGAGCGCAAGGGCAAGGGTGCCTCGGACCACGCGCCGGTCGTGGTCGACCTCGGCGTGTGAGCGCGCCGGGCCTGCGCGCCCTGTGGTGCGCGGGGCGGTACGAATGACAGTGTGGAGGTATGAACTTCCCCTTCCTGGGCAAGCGGCGCGAAGATCCCCGGGCGCATGACGCCGAGGGCATCGGCGAGCTGCTCGCCGACTGTGATCTGCTGCGTTCGCAGGCGTTGCGGGAGGGGGTCCGACTCGACGACTCCGCGGTCTCGTTGGAGCAGTTGGACCAGATCCTGCCGCGCTGGCGCAGCGACGAGGAGATCCAGACCTGGCTGGGCAACGACGCCGGTCTGTACCTCGGCACGGTGATCGTGCGGACCGTCCCCGGAGCCCTCTGGGCCATCCGGTCCGACGGCCAGCCCGTCGTCCGGCTCGCCTCCGGCCGGGAGTTCGACGTGGTGGCGTCCGGACATGCGTGGGCGGCGGACGGGGTGCCCGAACTCTCGCAGCTGTACGGCGAAGTCGCCGAGGCGTGAACCCTCAGCCCGATAATCGCCTTAAAAGGGGCTAATGCCCGAATGGTGCGTGTCGTTCGCATGTGTGCCGTTTGTCTCGGTACGTTGCTGTGGTCAGGGCACACGAACGGCCAGGGGGAATCGCAGAGTGCAGCCGGAGATCACTGCTCGCGCGGCACGGCGGACACCACGCAAGGGTGTCCGCGGGCGAGGAGAAGGTCAGCTGCACACATCCCCTAAGCCCGATGGGAGTTGCGGGACGTCGGTGCCGGTGTCGGCAGCGGGCTGGTCGCCGCCCGGGTGACGTCCCCCACGAGTTCGACGACGTCCGGGCCGTACGCCTGAGAGTTGACCACCTTCAGCAGCAGCACGAAGGAGCTGGTGCCGTGCTTGCGGGCCAGCTTCTCGTGGTGCCGGGCGAGGTAGCGGGTGGCGGCCTGGTTGGTGATCGCCCGCTGCCCGCAGAACAGGAAGGCGGGCCGGGCCTCGCGCCGGTCCCCGGCGGTGAGGCGGGCCAGCAGGACGTACTCCGTGATGCCCGCGTCCAGTCGGTAGCGCTCGCTGCCGATCTGGAAGGCGCCGCGGTCCGGACCGGGCTCGGGATCGATGTTGACCCGCACCCCGGGCAGCATGGCCGCCATGTGGGCGACCATGCGCCGGTTCGGACGGATTCCAGGAGTCCCACCTTGAACTCACCTTCATGACAGGCGCTTGACCTGCGTATATGCAAGGCCCTCGTCTCGGCGGGGGCCTTCGCAATCCAGGAGAACGGATGTTCCGTGGCCATAGAGGGATCTCTGTCATGAATCCGGGCAATACCGGCATTCTGGATGAGGCGCGATCGCCCAACGGTCCCTGGAGCGACGGCGGGCTCGTGCCATCGGCAGGCCGGTCACTTACCGGGCAGCTTCGGCTCGCTCTACAGGTGCCTCGGCGCCATGTTCGCTTGAAGCGGTTGCTGCATTTCGTGGACCGGATCAGGGATATCGTTTGCAGGTCGCCCATACATGGGCACGGCGCCCCACGCAGCTTCATCCGGCAGGACACGCCGACTGGGCCTGCCGGGGAGTCTGTGAAGCGGACCGGTTAGCAGGAAGACCACGGCCTTCGGGCCGCCACCTTTGACGAGCAGGGACACCCCGACTGATGGCAGTGAGCCTTTTCAGCGTGGCCGCTGAACGGGTGACGGTGCTGCTGGGGACGAGGGACCGCAACGCACGAGGCTCCCGTGCCGTTGAGGGAGGTGTTCGAAGTCTCAACTCATGGGCACAGGAGCCTCGTTGGGTCCCTATCCGGCCGCACTCGACCTGTCTCACGCCTTGGGCGAGTGGGTCACGATGCTCATCGTCACCCTTGAGGGGGACCGGCGATGCAAGCTCCCGCCGCACCAGCGTGCGCTGGTCGCCCTGGTGTATCTGCGCCGTCACGACACCCTCGCGCGCATCGCGGGCATCGCGGCCGGCTTCGGTATATCCGTCGGTACCGCTCACGCATACGTCACGGCCGTCGTCGGTCTGCTCGCCGGCCGGGCTCCGGGCCTGCTTCCTCAACCCTGCGAATGTGGTCAGTGAAGCGGAGGGGAAGGTGCTGGCGGCGGCGCTGATCCCTCTGAAGGTACGGCCGCAGGGGGCGGGTTACTACATCGACCCGGCGGTGCCGCGTCTCAGTGATGAGACCAGGGCGGCTGCGCATGTCAGCAACGCCATGGGGATGGCCCGGCTGTACGGCCTGAGCGGCGAGCCGGAGTACCCCGCCCTGGTCCCCCTCGGCCACCTCCCCACGCAGGCCAGGAAGGACGCGTCCGCGTGGGAGAACGCGGCCCGGCAGCGGATGCATAACCTCCTCCGCCCTGTGAGCGCGGTCAGTGAAGCGGAGGGGAAGGTGCTGGCGGATGCGCAGATCCCCGTGAAGCCACGGCCGCAGGGGGTTACCACATCGACCCGGCGGTGCCGCGGAACAGTGAGGACACCAGGGCGGTTGCGAATGTGAGCAACGCCATGGGGATGGCCCGGCTGTACGGCCTGAGCGGCGAGCTGGAATACCCCGCCCTGGTCCCCCTCGGCCACCTCCCCATGGTGGCCAGGAAGGACGCGCCCGCGTGGGTCCGAAGAAGGCCGAGGGCAGACCGCGGGTGCCGGACCGCCAGGCCCTGTGCGGGATCCTCTTCGTCCTGCACACCGGTATCCAGTGGGAGTACCTGCCCCAGGAACTCGGCTTCGGCTCGGGCATGACCTGCTGGCGGCGCCTGGCGGCCTGGAACGAGGCCGGCGTCTGGGACCAGCTCCACCAGCTGCTGCTGAACGAGCTGCGGTCGAAGAACCAGCTGGACTGGGAACGGGCGGTGATCGACTCCTCGCACGTGCGGGCCGCCCGACGGGGCCCAAAGCGGGCCGAGCCCGGCCGGCCGCGCACGCCCGGGCAGCAAGCACCACCTCATCGTCGACGGCCAGGGCATCCCGCTCGCGGTGTCCCTGACCGGCGGCAACCGCAACGACGTCACCCAACTCGAGCCGCTGCTCGACAAGATTCCCGCCGTCGCGGGCCAGGTCGGCAGACCCCGCCGACGCCCCGACGCACTCCTGGCCGACCGCGGCTACGACCACGACAAATACCGCCGCCTGCTCTGGCAGCGAGGGATCCGCCCCGTGATCGCGAAGAGAGGCGAGCCGCACGGCACTGGCCTGGGCACCTTCCGCTACGTCGTCGAGCGAACGATCGCCTGGCTCCACGGCTTCCGCCGCCTGCGCATCCGCTGGGAACGACGCGACGACATCCACGAGGCCTTCCTCGGCCTCGCCGTCTGCCTGATCACCCACCGCCACGTC
The Streptomyces sp. NBC_01723 genome window above contains:
- a CDS encoding beta-glucosidase, whose translation is MNRRTFLSAAAFTALAASMAPAVTDRAVAAPRSVAQDRAAELLARMTAGEKEALVRCDFAAVAHLGIPALTMVDASAGLRGETGVTAFPVPVAQAATFDETLAGRIGEAIGTEGRAKGYNNALGPTIDLTRTWHFGRQAEAMGEDPVLAGRLGAALTVAIQSRYMAVTLKHFAAYTQEVNRFFLDTKVSDRALHEYYQAPFRRVIAAAPATSVMMAYPKINGTFATRHTGLFDDLKKGMGLQGYTVPDFWAGDDQVAAARVGMDLAGLGPGGVQIPAGSLTGGAIPAARLDDAARRILVTMFANGLFDHPVPAPAGDVSTQAHKDLAHEAAVASTVLLANRSAALPLTGAVKSLAVIGPAGSDTFTGVSGSTYVDPGTWTTPLDAIRARAGSSVEVTHAQGTKGDLPLTTVPSTVLRTPTGAVGLTASYFASADGTGTPVTTRTDTTVDFTAAPVEGLPQVWSAKWTGTLAPTTTGLHRFSLLPSGTTTLKIDGRTVVSGTRQMARFFLGPYDYPLQGTAELTAGRAVSVEITYHNATAEPGTSGLTFGWQTDSLIPAAVTAARVADAAVVFVNRVAGEGMDHDGYALPGDQDQLITAVAAANPRTIVVLNTDGPVASPWLNDVEAVVQAWYAGRGAGTAIAAVLFGDSDPAGRLPVTFPADATQGPGNTPATYPGTNGIVSYDEGTAVGYRFFDARRQEPRFPFGHGLSYTTFAHGSLEATYDKAAQQVIVGVTVTNTGRREGTEVLQVYAALPASAEAEPRRLVAFQKVTLPAAGSKRLSLTIPVQDLSVWSSGAMTLTPGVYTLATARSSRVVTAQRALTLG
- a CDS encoding extracellular solute-binding protein, with amino-acid sequence MTPTSPLLGLAISLALAAITTTGCGPFGTEQDGPVELSVRANGTDRSAMDAVVAEFHRSNPDTHVTVDYSDTGDLQQGLPGELRAGDGPADSGVPSEPA
- the pcaDC gene encoding bifunctional 3-oxoadipate enol-lactonase/4-carboxymuconolactone decarboxylase PcaDC; the protein is MSETPPNTLQYRFDGPVDAPVLILGPSLGTTWHMWDRQVPELSQHWRVFRFDLPGHGGAPARPAGSVTELTQRLLATLDGLGVQRFGYAGCAFGGAVGMELALRHPERLASLALIAASPRFGTADEFRQRGVIVRTNGLDPIARSSPERWFTGGYAAAQPAITEWAVQMVRTTDPGCYIAACEALAAFDVRGELGRVGVPTLVLVGSDDQVTGPAEARTLVAGIPDARLAVVPGASHLVPVEQPAAVTDLLVRHFTTAWQTPHDTASTGQIPVPAPVAPVASPAPAQPALAPPAQAAPIAEIAPAAVPRQGQGRPDPYDAGLKVRREVLGDAHVDQALAQADEFSGDFQELLTRYAWGEIWDRPGLDRRSRSCVTLTALVAGGHTDELAPHLRAALRNGLTPAEIKEVLLQAAVYCGVPAASSAFRVAQQVVREETTPPE
- a CDS encoding MBL fold metallo-hydrolase, which encodes MKLTKKSHACVRLEKDGRTIVLDPGGFSEEDAVLGADAVLVTHEHPDHFDERRLRAAMEDNPAAEIWTLKSVAEKISAAFPGRVHTVGHGDTFTAAGFDVQVHGELHAVIHPDIPRITNVGFLLDGGRVFHPGDALTVPDQAVETLMLPVMAPWNKIAEVIEYVREVKPQRAYDIHDALLTDLARPIYDRQIGELGGAEHLRLAPGDSARL
- a CDS encoding exodeoxyribonuclease III encodes the protein MRIATWNVNSITARLPRLLAWLESSGTDVLCLQEAKVAEAQFPFDELREAGYEAAVHATGRWNGVAVLSRVGLTDVVKGLPGDPGYEGVQEPRAISATCGPVRVWSVYVPNGREVDHPHYAYKLQWFEALRAAVEGDAAGDRPFAVMGDYNVAPSDDDVYDRAAFEGSTHVTPAERAALASLRGAGLSDVVPRPLKYDVPFTYWDYRQLCFPKNRGMRIDLVYGNEPFAKAVTDSYVDREERKGKGASDHAPVVVDLGV
- a CDS encoding DUF6278 family protein, whose protein sequence is MNFPFLGKRREDPRAHDAEGIGELLADCDLLRSQALREGVRLDDSAVSLEQLDQILPRWRSDEEIQTWLGNDAGLYLGTVIVRTVPGALWAIRSDGQPVVRLASGREFDVVASGHAWAADGVPELSQLYGEVAEA
- a CDS encoding IS5 family transposase (programmed frameshift), whose translation is MPRPGPPRPPPHGGQEGRARVGPKKAEGRPRVPDRQALCGILFVLHTGIQWEYLPQELGFGSGMTCWRRLAAWNEAGVWDQLHQLLLNELRSKNQLDWERAVIDSSHVRAARRGPKRGPSPAGRARPGSKHHLIVDGQGIPLAVSLTGGNRNDVTQLEPLLDKIPAVAGQVGRPRRRPDALLADRGYDHDKYRRLLWQRGIRPVIAKRGEPHGTGLGTFRYVVERTIAWLHGFRRLRIRWERRDDIHEAFLGLAVCLITHRHVQRLC